CCCATAAGACTGGGACAAAATGTATTAACATGCAAGGGGCCCTAGCCACTCCCTGCTACTAAAGAGACATTAAGAAGTGTTGCTGTGGGTTAAAAATCCTTAATACTCTTGGATATAAACAAGTAAAGACAAATTACTCTCATATTATTTTTGGTTAATGGCTATGTCTTGTTGAGTGCAACACAGGGTTGATAGTAGACTGGTAGGGTCCCCAGATCTATTTGGGTTGTACCCATTTGAGAAATGAGAGCGCTTGGAATGTAGAAGgcaaaataacttgcccaagacttCACTCCAAATATGTGTCAGTACTGGCCCTGGGTCTCAAGCCAGACCCCAGAGCTCTCGGTGGGGTGGGCGCGATGTCATACCCCCTCAACTGAGGGACCATTGGCTCCTGCTATAGCCCTTCTCCCTGCCTTGAGTTGTTCATCCCCAAGCCACACTGCTAGCCCCATTCCTACACCGCACGGTGATACCCAACAGACTCTGGCCATACTCCGAAGGCTGGGGCACAATTAGCCTCCACGTCACAGTCCCCATGCATATGTCCCTTGGATGGCCCCTCCTCaaatccattaatttttttttaaaagcagatgcAATCCTTTTTCTAATTAGGAACAGGATAGAagttttggaaaatacagaaatatgtgaaaaatataaaagttatcaATGGTCTCTCCATTCACAGTAAagattttggtgtatttcttcCCAAACACACAAGCATATTTATTCTCAttctctcgctcgctctctctcaGATACATACATTTTTGCGAGGGAAgtgaatatggatatatatgtattttaaaatatgatcttGCTGTGGATATTGATTATAACCTGCCCCTTTTCACTTATTgtttgagaacttttttttttttttgagatggagtcttgctgtgtcacccaggctggagtacagtggcttgatctcgggtcactgcaacctccgcctcctgggttcaagtgattctcctgcctcagcctcctaagtagctgggattacaggcacctgccaccatgcctggctaatttttgtatttttagtagagatggggtttcaccatgttggccaggctggtcttgaactcctgacctcaggtgatccacccgccttggcctcccaaagtgctgggattacgggcatgagccaccgcacccggcctaacatttatttatattccaaaaatattttaaaatatttctcatttctaaTACTTGCATGGTATGCCATTCTATTTATTTAACCAACCCCTATTGTGAGATGTCTGGACTGCTTTCTGTGTTTCACTCTTAGAAATAATTTTGTGATGGATAACTTTGTTCACAAACCTTCTGCTCAAATCTTTGCTCTTCACAGTACACATCATCAGAAGTAGAATAATTGGACCAATCCATGGGTACCATTTGCAGGTGTTTGATATATTAGCTTTCCCTCAAAAAGTTTAACAGCTTAAATTCCTATCCATTATATACGAAGCTCTCTATTGTTCCACATCCTAGCCCACACTGAGTGTTACTATTTTAAACATCTCTGACAATGTGGTAGGAAAGCAATGTGTAACCCATGGTTGTGTAGTTTGGCATTTCTGGGCAAGAAACTATGGATGACAAGTGAGATCCAACAGCTTTTCCTGTTTTTGATCAGGCCCCTCTACTACTCCTGCCACTGGAtagggttggggagggggaggcctATTTCATAGGAGGGGAGGGAGGTTTGCCAGACGCCTGTCTTCCCATCATCCTGGCTGAGAAGTGTTGCAGACTGGGTAGGGCAtaggcagagctggggctgggctgggaggaggggcgcgtggtgtgtgtgtgcatgcatatgtgtgcgtgcatgtgtgcgtgtgcgcaCACACTAGGGGCTGCCCGGGCCTCTTGGCCATGCTCTGGTGGATGGTGGCCAGGTCCTTCCTCTTCCACttgtgtgtgcgcacgtgtgtgcatgcgtgtgtgtgtgtgtgcgcgctgtGGGCTGTCTGGGCCTCACCAGAGTTGGCCATGCTCTAGTAGATGGTGGCTAGGTCCTTCCTCTTCCacgtgtgtgtgcgcacatgtgtgtgtgtgcatccagGCCTCACCGGGGTTGGCCATGCTCCGGTGGATGGCGGCCAGGTCCTtcctcttctgtgtgtgtgtgtgtttgtgcatgtgtgtgcatttgtgtgtgtgcgcacatgctGTGGGCTATCTGGGCCTCACTGGGGTTGGCCATGCTCCAGTGGATGCCAGCCAGGTCCTTCCTCTTCTGCgtgtgtgcacgcacgtgtgTATTGgtctgtgtgtgcatttgtgtgtgtgtgcgtgctgcAAGCTGTCTGGGCCTCACCGGGATTGGCCATGCTCCAGTGGATGGCAGCCAGGTCCTTCCTCTTCTGCGTGTGTgcgtgcatttgtgtgtgtgcgcgcatgtgtgCATCTGGGCCTCACTGGGGTTGCCCATGCTCCGGTGGATGGCAGCCAGGTCCTTCCTCttctgtgtgcgtgtgcgtgtatttgtgtgtgtgcgcatatttgtgtgtgcgcgcgtgcgtaTGCATCGGCTTCACCAGGGTTGGCCATGCTCTGGTGGATGTCGGCCAGGTCCTTCctcttccgtgtgtgtgtgtgtgtgtgtgtgtgtgtgtgtgtgtgtgtgcgcgcgcgcgcgcgcgcgcactgCGGGCTGTCCGGCCCTCACCAGGGTTGGCCATACTCCGGTGGATGGCGGCCAGGTCCTTCCTCTTCCACTTGTGCATCTCCTCCTCCATCTTGTCGATGCGGGCCAGGTTCAGAGCCCACAGGCAGCCCTTGCGGGAGGAGCCGCTCATCTTGTTCTCCACCTTCTCGAAGCACTTGTTAAGAGACAGGTTGTGCCGCACCGAGTTCTTCCACCCGTCGGGGGCCGTCTATGAAGACACATGGGCATTCAGAGGCCTCCCTGTAAGCCCTTCCCCCTACCCCGGGGATCTCAGGCCTATAGGGGCAGGACACCGCGGTGGCAGGAGTAATTTGACAGTGCCTGACACTCAGCTTCAAGTTGGAGAGACAAGAGAGAGTGCTGGGGACTGAGGCCAACTGGTGTGGCCATGCCCTGATGAGAGGGGAACTGCAGTTCAGCTCTGGCCAACTGTTACTATAGGAGGATGCAGCCTGGCCTGCTGGATCTTCCATATTCTCTCTCCCATTCAGGAAGCAAGCAAGGAAGAATGATGCCAATAAATGGATAACTGATCGAGTGTATTCAAtgcaaatttacttttttttttttttgcgacagggtcttgttccatcacccaggctggagtacagtggtatgatcacggctcactgcaacctcaacctcctgggatcaaacagtcttcccacctcagccccccaagtagctgggactacagtcgtgcaccaccagcaaattatttttaaatgctagatAACCAGATATCACAATGCATCTCACAccacatgtgtacatgtgtgcacacacactgtACTGCAGTATTTTTGCTAAGGACACTGTCCAGTCCAGGGACCCCACAGCTTGGTGTACCCTCTAACTTCCTGCTCCACTTTTTGCTTTGATGCTAACAAGGATAATGCTACTAGTGGCCAAACCTATGCTGGAAGCTGCCAGGCCCTTTATCTGCAGGATCCTCACTGACCCTGCCAGCTTGGGATGATTCTCCACCCCTGAcagatgaggatactgaggctcagaggtgaaGGCTTTTGCCAATTCTGTTGTTTTGCATCATTATGTTGTACTGAATCTGTGCTGAGTACCTAGTCTGGTGCCTCTACCCTTTTCTCCTTGGGATGCCTAATGAACTCCTCTTCATCTGTCAGAGCCCAGTTCAAATGCCCCCCTCTCTTTCTGACTTTcttctgtgtgagtgtgtgtgcacatgtccTAACCACCAGATGTACAGACATAACTGGGAACCAAAGAGGGTTGGCCCAGGGCCAGCCCTGGATTCTGGCAGCACCAGGAAGAGACCAGGGCAGCTCCAGCACCCCTACCCGAGCTTGGGACCCCTCACCTTGAAGTAGGGGAAGTGCTCCTTCATGAAGCTGTAGATCTCGCTCACAGGCAGGCTGCCTGTCTTGCTGTTCTTCAGGGCCATGGCGATCAGACAGCTGGGGGCAGgaggtggggcggggcggggcagggcagggcagggcagggcaggccagGGCAGGCCAGGCATGAAAGGGTCTCAGGCTGACAGCCCAATGCCGCCTCTGCCAGGAAGCCTGCCCTGCTTGAccctacacactcacacacagtgAGCTCTCAATATCTTTTCATGGCCCGATGTCTTTCCCACCCTTTGCCCTTTCTCCTTGACCTGGGCACAACAATTGGTACTGACTTGAGAAATCTTACCCTTTCCCCTCTTTATTGCATCCCCATAATTTTAATGGCTATGAGCCTTTAGACTTTACCTAGGTTGTTTCCCCCTCCCCAAACTCCCACGAGGTATACAATACTATTATTTTGATGACTTTTTACATTTGGGGAAatcgaggctcagagaggtcatcCCACTTCCCCAAGGCCACGTGGCTTGTGAATGAAGTGAACTGTGGCACTGGACTCAGGTCTGCAGTGGGCTCTTGACCTGGGGGACCCTATGATGCGCCTTCCTGAGAACAAGTCCCACCTGGGGGTTCCCCACTCCCCAAAACCTCCCCCTTGGAAGTCTGGGCTGCCACACTAGCTGTCTGAGATGCCCTGAGGGCAGCCTCATCCCTCTCCTCCCGGAGCCGCCCTTGGCCCTGACCCGGCCCACCCTGGACCTCACCTGTACGAGTAGATGGGCTTGGGGTAGTGTTTGGGGTGCAGTTCTTGAGACGAATGCACAGCCACGTGGGGCTGGGGGTAGGGGGGCCGCACCCCAAATGGGGAGCCATAGAGGCCCACAGGAGGGCACTTCCcacaggcaggggcagggagaaaGTGGCAGAGAAAGAAGGTGAGAAATAACATACGTCACTCACAGTaacactgtccccaccccagttTCAAAACACCTTGTGTGGGGATTCACAACCGTCCAGGAAACAATCTTGTCTCCACTCAGGGCAGGAGTTTTGGGGGAACGGAATGAATGACCCCATGACATGAGCATGGAGGGAATGTTATCCCCATGTGCTgggtgagtaaactgaggctcagaggggtccCCGGCCAGCCCAAGGCAGGGTGTCTGCTGCTCAGTCCAGGGCTCCCCTGAGCCCTTGGTACCTGCTGGGCACCCGGGGGGAGCGGGAACTGTGGTTGGGTGGCAGGTGAGTACAGATGCGGCGGGTCCTGCAGGCCAGATGAGGGCTGGCCCCCCACGGGGAACTGGCTCATCTGCtgggcaggaagaggaggagacagaggGTCATGGTGGGGGTAGACACCCAGTCTGGAGGGCACTACCCGCCCTCCGCAGTCCATGCAGTGCCACTTACGCTGTCTCTGTGGCCAGTTATGGGGCCCAGACCTGGCATGCCTCGGGGGGCCATGCCTGCTGGGCCATGGAGAAGGGGACTTGGAGTGGCTCCCACATGCAGGTCGGCCACCCCAGCCAAGGCACCTGCCGGAGAGAAGCACAGAGACGCTGCTGGGCTGGAGGAATGGTGGCTGCCACCAGGAACAGCCCAGTGCCCAGGTGTCTCCAGAGAACGGAGCCAGCCCCTTTCCTCGgaccaggcacatagtaggtgcttggcAAATCACTTCCCTGGTGTGTAGTGAAAAGTAGGTTCTTACCAGCTGTATAACCTTAggtcagcctcagttttcccatttgtaCTTGACCTACTGATACCCCTAACTATAAATCtgctgtgagggttaaatgagataatgtctatCAAGTGCTTAGCACACTGCTGGGCACATGataatatctcaataaacatgagtCAATAATAAATGATAATCGATTATGTAATACCTTAGTTCCTGTCCTTCATGAAGCTAAAACACCAATTCACGGttcatttcttttcctcaaaAACATGCCATGGCTCCCGAGTGCCTCTAGGTTTAGGTCCAAAGTACCTTTGTGCCTCCTCTCCCCTTTGCCAAGCCCTGCTGCTCCACACAGGATGAGAATAGCAGACATACTTCCCCCATCTTGTGCTGGGCTTGTGACAGACATTGCTAATCTATCACAGATTCTTACTGCTCTAGCCTGATTTTAGGCAGCCACCTCCAATCAAGCAAAGTTGACCTGCAGGATGGTCTTGCCCTAGggccacctcttccaggaagccctctgGGTCCTTCAGCTCTCTTCTGAGTTCTGGCTGCCACTGTCCCTAGATCTGTTTGTCTTGTCCTTCTCTCTCTGACCAGATCATCAGCTTCCTAAGAACTGGGACCACAACTTATATCATTCATTGCTCCAAATGGCTGGCACAGTAACAGGCCCACAGAAAGTACCCAGCAGCCACAGTggggaaagaagaggagaggcGTCCTTATTTCACCATTTGTTAAACACCTCCGTATTCAAGGCACTTTCTGCATTGAATCCTCACAATGTCTCATGCAGGCAGTTCTGTTACACTTTTGCTGCAGATGTGGAAACCAGTCAGGGCAGAAAGCACTTGGCTGAGATCACACAGCTGTCCCCTGGGCGTTCTagatcaggggttggcaaactggcagccaaactctgtttttgtaaataaagttttattggcacagagTTGCAttgattcatttacatattgGCTGTGGCTGGTTTTGTGTTACGATGGCAAAGTTGAATTGTTTTGACAGATCAGTTGACctacaaaatctaaaatatttactacctggccctTGACAGAaaatttgctgacccctgctgtACATGCTTTGCCCAAGAACGATTTGCCCAATGAAATAAATAATCCTAGACAAGTATTTTTCAACCACTGGTACTTTTAATATACTGTTGTTTAGTGTTTTGTCactgttttgcttttcttcaatACTTTCTGTGTCTCTAAGCATTTTATCCATTTGCTGTGATTGCACCTAACTGCCACTAGCTGccttttattgagcatctactgtgtgccagccccTACACTCAGCACTTTCCACACATTATCTCTTGGAATCCTCTTGATCAGGGGGCAGCAAACTTCTTTTGTGAAGGGCCAGATGgcaaatatttcaggctttgccaGCCAGATGGTCTCTGTGTTTTTACAACCCTTGGAAAACGTAAAATCCATTCCTAACACAAAGGCTGTACAAAAACAGGTCGTAGGCTGCATTTGGCCCAcgggctgtagtttgccaactGCCCTAGAGGTTCAAGATGCACCAGTGTGGCAGCAGGACTCTATTCACAGAAACCTTAGCTCACCCAGGGCCTGGCGCACAGTTAAGCAAATGATAAACCACATCTCTCTAAGGAAGGGAGCatttgtcccattttacagatgcagaaagagAGGCCCAGAGAGACTGGGAGACCGGGTCATGGCTGCACAGTGGGtgggtggcagggctgggaatCACCCCTCTCCTATatcaccctcctccctgcctaCCTTGTCCCTGAGCCTACCTGGGTGTGGATGTGGCACGCAGGGGCCACCCAGGTCCACGCGGCCACTTGCCATCTGCTGCAGCCGAGGCACATCCACCGCCGTGAGCCACGACAGCGACTGCAGGTCCCCGGGAAGGTCATCATCGCTGGTGGTGGCTAGAAGcctgcaaagaggaacagagaACTCGGGCGGGAGGGGGAGCTTAGGCCAGCTCCTGGGGGTGCGTCCTGACCTCTGGAAGCACCCGCTTAATGTGCCTCATCTCCCCAAGCCACGCCAGCCCTCCAACCTGCCCGTCCCCAGGACTGGACACGGGAACCTGGTCCCAGATCCCTTTCGGCAGCCAGATCTTTCATCCTCATCATTCCTTCCTTAGCCCACTTAACGCATCCTACTTAGCACCTACCACATAAACAATGCACACGAATATTTGTTGAGGACTTGACCGGTGCCAGACACCGGTCAAGCCTTTTTACACTCCCAGTCACCCTATGAGGCAGgtgttattattcctattttacagatggggaaaccgaggcacagtTGGAGCTCACCTACTATGGGACACTACAGCACAGAGCACTCAGGGCCTGTGGTCAGGGTCCCACCTGCTATGACAAGATCAGTCACCTGACTCCATGTCCAGGGCAGTTTCCTGCTGTACTGTAGCTGTGAGGAACATGGAACTTGGGAACGGTCTGCGTGGATGATCCTGCCATGTGCTGAGGCAGCTGAGTGCCTGCTACCTGCCAGGCCCTGGACTCAGCATTCAACAAGCGCTGTCCTGCACAATCCCCACAGCTGCTGTGAGATGTAGGGTGGGCCCATACTCCCCttgtacagatgaaaaaactgaggcttggagcaCCGAGTCACCTGCCCAAGGCGACACAGAACAGGAGGTGGTGGGGCTGAGACCCAGTCAGTGCCTCCTGAAGCCTGAGCCCTTCAATTCGACCTCTGGTGGTCCCAAGAGGCTCCAGTTAGGACCCACACCCACCAGCCGCAACAGATTCATGGGCAAAACATCGGTTGTAGTGGATGTAGGATAGCTGCCCATGGAGGTGCCAGACAGGTCGGTGATTTGGGATAGCCATGTCACTCCCCAGTGCCCTGAAGTCACACTTGCCACGCGACTCCGAGAGCATCAGGTCTTACACCACCATCCGGGCCCTGTCGTGATGGTGCAGACCAGCCCAGGAGCACACGCCTGACTCCACCACATCTGCCACCCCTGTAGCCAGGGGCTTTCTGTGTCACCACCAAGAGGCCCACAGTCTAAATTCTAAGTTCCATGTTTCAAAAATAGCCTCATAGATTGAGGGGCAGAGAGAGGCGGGACACCGACCCATCCTGCCCTGGTTTTCTGCGCCTCTCGGAGGCTCCAGCAAAGCCcggccccttccctccctccatctgctTGGCCAGCTCTGCCTCAcgttctccctctccctcctcctccctgtctctctctctgctcctccccATCTCTCCCCTCTTGTGTTTTAGGGCCACAATTAGCGTTACCATGGCCACACTGCTCAGTTGTCACAGGGCCGGGCCCTGGGCCCACAAAGCTGGCATCAGGTGACTGCCTGGCTGCCCCCGCGATTGGCTGCCTCATAGGGAAACAGGGCCTGGAAACGATTTGAAAACGCGGCCGGCCGTGTCAGTGGCAGCAGTTGGCCCGGCTGCTGTCCCCCGGCATCCCATTGTGTGACAAACGACTGTTGCCCCTGTGGCACGTGGCCCCCATTGTCCCAGGGTCTCAGTGCAATTGTTTCTGCAGCCCCCCGGCTGCCACCCCTCCGGCCTGCTCGTAACTCATCTGGCCAAGTGACAGCCACGGCCCCGGGCCTGGGCGATACCATCTGTCCCCTCAGGCCCTGGGAGACCACGGGGTGAggtgcaggggcagggcctgcTATGCCACCCGCTGTTGGGGGTGCTGGCCAGTCCTCACCCTCCCTTCCTCACCCACTGGCCAGACAACCTCCCGGCGCCTGGTGGTGCCAGCCATGCTCCTGTTCAGTAACCTGCTGTGACTCCCCACTGCCCTGGCTGCTCTGCTTGGCACTGCGGTAACAAGGAGAAGTGGAGATGGGTCCCTGCTGGCAGGTTTGGTAAGGTGGCTGCCCTCCAAAGCTCCCTGAGTAGTCGGGGGAAGGGGCTATAAATAAACCAGGTTCCTAAGTGCCACTGTGGGGCAGGATCTCTGGCAGCAGGTAAACCTAACAGGCAGTACCCGTGGTGGTTAAATGCTTGGGCTCCGGATTCTAATCCTGGTTTCCACTTGCCTGTGTGCCCTTGGGCCActggcttaacctctctgagcctcagtttcttatctGTATAATGGGGATAACAATAGCTGTTATCTCATAGGATGTCATAAGAAATATGTAATTGCATGTAAAGCACTTGGAACAGTGGCTCACGGTCAATGTAATATGAATATTTAGCtgctattaatattaataccaacATTAATGCTCATATTAATATCCACCAGGTCGCCAGGGGGGCTGGAAGTACACTGAAGCTTTGGGGTCTGGGGGTCACACCGACATGCCCCGGCCACTGCTACCACTAAACACTCCCATGTAATGAGCACTGCCTGCGTGCCAGACCCTGGGTTTTACActggccccattttacagatgaagaaactcaggACTGAGTGGTCACTTCAATGCTGTCAGCCTGTTTCCCTATAGAGTGAGGATTACACGAAGTCACGTATAAAGGGCTGAGCACAAGGCTGAGCATCTAGTTGGGCTGAGTCAATGGCACTATCctgattcttctctttcctgctacCCGTGAGCCCCTCTGGCTCCCCCTTCCTGCAGCCCCACTCCTTCTGCAGCCCCCCGCAGGCCCAGGCAGGGCTCACCTCCACGCCTTTGCATTTGCCGTTCCCCTTGCAGGAATGATGCCCTTTCTGCTCCCTCCCCTGCACCCATGCCCACCCCTGGAGGCTCACTGCAAAGTCTGACTTCTGGCCTCTTCACCCCAGACATCCTGCAGACATCACTGGACCCCACCTCTTACTTTACCTCTGGAAAGCAGAGACTGGTTTGCTCCCAATCTCACAGTCTGGAAAAGGACCAGGGTTGGGGTCCTGACTCCCTGTGCAGGTTCCTGCTACCCCGAGAGCAGCACCTCCGCTGGGAAGCCTTTGCTACCCAGACCCCAAGCACAGGGACCCACTCTGCACCCTGACTGCTCTCTACACTTCGCCAGGACCAGCCAGTCCTGCACTGTCTAGGTCTCTGCCCCATCACTCTGCCTTCTGGCTCATTGAGTGTTGGCTCCAAACCCCATATTGCCCCATGTCCTTGCACACAGTGGgtgcctttgtttgttttttgagacagagtctcgctctgtcacccaggctagaatgtagtggcacgatctcggctcactgcaacctccgcctcctgagttcaagcgattctcctgcctcagcctcctgagtagctggaagtacaggcacacgccaccacactgggctaatttttgtatttttattagatatggggtttcaccatgttggtcaggctggtgctgaacttctgaccttgtgatccgcccatcttggcctcccaaagtgggtgCCCTTTAAATGCCTGCTTGGCTGGTTGAAATAGGCTGACCGCAGGCCACCAGCGCTGAGAGTTGGTGTGACAGTGACGGTCACATCTAGCTCTTTTGAACTGACAGAGCTGTCTTCCACCTCCTCAGGTCCTTGCCACAGCCCCAGGACAGGGACAGAGAGTAGGCAGCCCCACTTCACAGagggggaagctgaggccagccCAGTAAAAGCAAAATCCCTTTGTTTATAAGCGAGGCAGTCAGAACTCAAACCCGGGTCTGTCTGCCTCCCTCAGGTGGTTCCTGTGGCACTACAGGTGGAGATCAGACGTCTTCCGGGGGAGATGCCCCACCCTCGGTCCCAGGCTCTCACTTGGGGCTGCGCAGACCGGCATCTCCCAGAGAGCCAGTTAAAATGCAGAGTTGGGGCCCCAGCTCAGACCCTGAAGCCCCACCCTTGGGACTTCCGGCTATGCTCTGGGGGAAGGACAGCCCACAGGGGACACGGCCAAAGCTCAGGCTTTGACTGGACAGATCTAGGTTCAAGTCCTTGTAACCCCTGGGCtgcgtgaccttggacaagtcactgcAGGTCCCTGGGGCTCCAACCCCTGGCTGTCGTAGGATCAGGTGAGCCACTGTGTGACTGACTTTTGGCATGTGCAGTCCCCATCTCCCTTCTCGGGGGTTTGCTGTACATGCTCGGGGTCGATGGCCAGGCCCCTGCTTCCCCACTACTCCAGGCATCCCAAAGGTGGTCTGGTCCTCTCTTGTGCCCACTGCCCATGCCAGAATGTCCACCTCAGTGCACCTGACAGGTGGCCCCAGCCAGCACCCTGGACACCTGCAGTGGCTGTGGGCACCAGGAGCACTGTGGTGGGAGTCCACTGGCTCCGAAGCCTGGCTAACTTCCTGCTGTCTCTTAGGGTCTCTCTGGCATTCAGGCATGTCTTCTGCGTGCACGGCAAGGGCCAGGGGCTGATGCACCAGGGCCTACATGAGAATGTCTcatcccccaaccccctgcccacACTGACCTCTGTCCCCTGCAGAAAGGTCAGCACGTGCCCCTCTCCACAGTGGCACGTGAAGCCCCCTCCACACCTCTCCCTCATCAGTGCCTGAAGTTCCCTCATTAAAGGCGTCCCCATGCGCCCTCGCCTCTCCTGGTGCCTCATTTGAGATGTTGTAAACTACAGGGCTCACAGCAGCTGTAACTCAGGAAAGACTCCTTGGTTCTGGAACCACCCATTCTGGCTTCTCAGCCATAGGCCCTGGGGAGGGCACTTAATcgccagcctcagtttcccacctgtaaaatgggcatgagtgataataataataatagtaatagccgCAATACCTCATACCCCCCAGGCTGGCACACTGGTGTGGAGGCGGAGTGGCTTTGTGATCCACCCTGCCATCTTAGAGGGTTTGGGAATATTCCCTGGTGTGTGTGTAACAGAGAGAGccacacagagagagaccctaaATCAACCTCCTAAGTTTCTCCTCTACTGGAAAATGACAGGACATTTTTAATTCAAAGAAAAAGGCACATTCTAGCCCCACTGCCCTGGGCTCTCCTCCCAAGGCCTGTTCTGCTCCCCATCTGGGTGTGTCACTTCAGTTCCTGGGCGAGAGGAAAATTCAGCCCTGCTAACCCTGAGTCCCCCATGTCACTGATGCCTGCCTGCCTAGGGTCACCTCCAGAGGAGGCTTTGAGAAGAATCAACTGCAAAGACCCAactctggccgggtgtggtggctcatgcctgtaatcccagcactttgggaggccaagccaggcagatcacctgag
The sequence above is a segment of the Pan paniscus chromosome 10, NHGRI_mPanPan1-v2.0_pri, whole genome shotgun sequence genome. Coding sequences within it:
- the FOXN4 gene encoding forkhead box protein N4 isoform X2, which encodes MIESDTSSIMSGIIRNSGQNHHPSPQEYRLLATTSDDDLPGDLQSLSWLTAVDVPRLQQMASGRVDLGGPCVPHPHPGALAGVADLHVGATPSPLLHGPAGMAPRGMPGLGPITGHRDSQMSQFPVGGQPSSGLQDPPHLYSPATQPQFPLPPGAQQCPPVGLYGSPFGVRPPYPQPHVAVHSSQELHPKHYPKPIYSYSCLIAMALKNSKTGSLPVSEIYSFMKEHFPYFKTAPDGWKNSVRHNLSLNKCFEKVENKMSGSSRKGCLWALNLARIDKMEEEMHKWKRKDLAAIHRSMANPEELDKLISDRPESCRRPGKPGEPEAPVLTHATTVAVAHGCLAVSQLPPQPLMTLSLQSVPLHHQVQPQAHLAPDSPAPAQTPPLHALPDLSPSPLPHPAMGRAPVDFINISTDMNTEVDALDPSIMDFALQGNLWEEMKDEGFSLDTLGAFGDSPLGCDLGASGLTPASGGSDQSFPDLQVTGLYTAYSTPDSVAASGTSSSSQYLGAQGNKPIALL
- the FOXN4 gene encoding forkhead box protein N4 isoform X3; this encodes MAGSSTQTVPKFHVPHSYSTAGNCPGHGVRLLATTSDDDLPGDLQSLSWLTAVDVPRLQQMASGRVDLGGPCVPHPHPGALAGVADLHVGATPSPLLHGPAGMAPRGMPGLGPITGHRDSMSQFPVGGQPSSGLQDPPHLYSPATQPQFPLPPGAQQCPPVGLYGSPFGVRPPYPQPHVAVHSSQELHPKHYPKPIYSYSCLIAMALKNSKTGSLPVSEIYSFMKEHFPYFKTAPDGWKNSVRHNLSLNKCFEKVENKMSGSSRKGCLWALNLARIDKMEEEMHKWKRKDLAAIHRSMANPEELDKLISDRPESCRRPGKPGEPEAPVLTHATTVAVAHGCLAVSQLPPQPLMTLSLQSVPLHHQVQPQAHLAPDSPAPAQTPPLHALPDLSPSPLPHPAMGRAPVDFINISTDMNTEVDALDPSIMDFALQGNLWEEMKDEGFSLDTLGAFGDSPLGCDLGASGLTPASGGSDQSFPDLQVTGLYTAYSTPDSVAASGTSSSSQYLGAQGNKPIALL
- the FOXN4 gene encoding forkhead box protein N4 isoform X4 — translated: MIESDTSSIMSGIIRNSGQNHHPSPQEYRLLATTSDDDLPGDLQSLSWLTAVDVPRLQQMASGRVDLGGPCVPHPHPGALAGVADLHVGATPSPLLHGPAGMAPRGMPGLGPITGHRDSMSQFPVGGQPSSGLQDPPHLYSPATQPQFPLPPGAQQCPPVGLYGSPFGVRPPYPQPHVAVHSSQELHPKHYPKPIYSYSCLIAMALKNSKTGSLPVSEIYSFMKEHFPYFKTAPDGWKNSVRHNLSLNKCFEKVENKMSGSSRKGCLWALNLARIDKMEEEMHKWKRKDLAAIHRSMANPEELDKLISDRPESCRRPGKPGEPEAPVLTHATTVAVAHGCLAVSQLPPQPLMTLSLQSVPLHHQVQPQAHLAPDSPAPAQTPPLHALPDLSPSPLPHPAMGRAPVDFINISTDMNTEVDALDPSIMDFALQGNLWEEMKDEGFSLDTLGAFGDSPLGCDLGASGLTPASGGSDQSFPDLQVTGLYTAYSTPDSVAASGTSSSSQYLGAQGNKPIALL
- the FOXN4 gene encoding forkhead box protein N4 isoform X1 translates to MAGSSTQTVPKFHVPHSYSTAGNCPGHGVRLLATTSDDDLPGDLQSLSWLTAVDVPRLQQMASGRVDLGGPCVPHPHPGALAGVADLHVGATPSPLLHGPAGMAPRGMPGLGPITGHRDSQMSQFPVGGQPSSGLQDPPHLYSPATQPQFPLPPGAQQCPPVGLYGSPFGVRPPYPQPHVAVHSSQELHPKHYPKPIYSYSCLIAMALKNSKTGSLPVSEIYSFMKEHFPYFKTAPDGWKNSVRHNLSLNKCFEKVENKMSGSSRKGCLWALNLARIDKMEEEMHKWKRKDLAAIHRSMANPEELDKLISDRPESCRRPGKPGEPEAPVLTHATTVAVAHGCLAVSQLPPQPLMTLSLQSVPLHHQVQPQAHLAPDSPAPAQTPPLHALPDLSPSPLPHPAMGRAPVDFINISTDMNTEVDALDPSIMDFALQGNLWEEMKDEGFSLDTLGAFGDSPLGCDLGASGLTPASGGSDQSFPDLQVTGLYTAYSTPDSVAASGTSSSSQYLGAQGNKPIALL